The following are encoded in a window of Sphaerisporangium siamense genomic DNA:
- a CDS encoding MFS transporter has protein sequence MDAISPRRWRALIVLAAAQFMVIMDTSIIGVALPDIQRDLGFTQSGLQWVFNAYVIAFGGLLLLGGRLSDLLGARKVFVAGWVILIAGSAVAAAAGDAWVEIAGRGVQGVGGALIAPASMTLLMMLFGHDRRELGKAMALYGAAAPAGGTAGVFLGGVIAEYLSWPWVFIIYIPIGVATLLAVPALLPAVGGRRGTVDVLGAVAVTAGIALAVFAIVRAPGQGWSSAATLLELAGAVALLALFLLVQRTVRAPLMPLGVWRTPGLATANLAMALLGAAWIPMWYFLNLYLQQVLGYGAFAGGAALLPMTVTIMIFMIGVTARLLGRFGAKPLIVVGLLVLAAGVAGLSLVRAEGVFAADVLPASLVAAAGMSLAYIPAMMSAMSGVRPEESGLASGIVNTTYQVGSALGLAVMTAVATSRGAAELGDAARLTGGFQAAFVGAGIIAAGGAVLSLLLMRAPKAATTAGAEPAGAISRNR, from the coding sequence ATGGACGCCATCAGCCCGCGCAGATGGCGGGCACTCATCGTGCTCGCCGCCGCGCAGTTCATGGTCATCATGGACACCTCGATCATCGGCGTCGCGCTGCCCGACATCCAACGCGACCTCGGCTTCACCCAGAGCGGTCTGCAATGGGTCTTCAACGCCTACGTCATCGCCTTCGGCGGCCTGCTGCTGCTCGGCGGCCGGCTGTCCGACCTCCTCGGCGCCCGCAAGGTCTTCGTCGCCGGCTGGGTCATCCTGATCGCCGGGTCGGCCGTCGCCGCCGCGGCGGGTGACGCCTGGGTCGAGATCGCCGGCCGCGGCGTCCAAGGGGTCGGCGGCGCGCTGATCGCGCCCGCCTCGATGACCCTGCTCATGATGCTCTTCGGCCACGACCGGCGCGAACTCGGCAAGGCCATGGCCCTGTACGGTGCCGCCGCCCCCGCCGGCGGCACCGCCGGCGTCTTCCTCGGCGGCGTCATCGCCGAATACCTGAGCTGGCCGTGGGTCTTCATCATCTACATCCCCATCGGCGTGGCGACGCTGCTGGCCGTCCCCGCCCTGCTGCCGGCGGTCGGCGGCAGGCGCGGCACGGTCGACGTCCTCGGCGCCGTCGCGGTCACCGCCGGCATCGCCCTGGCGGTGTTCGCCATCGTGCGGGCGCCCGGGCAGGGCTGGAGCTCGGCCGCGACCCTGCTGGAACTGGCCGGGGCGGTCGCCCTGCTCGCGCTGTTCCTGCTCGTTCAGCGGACGGTCCGCGCGCCGCTCATGCCGCTCGGCGTCTGGCGCACTCCCGGCCTCGCCACCGCCAACCTGGCGATGGCGCTGCTGGGCGCCGCCTGGATCCCGATGTGGTACTTCCTCAACCTCTACCTTCAGCAGGTCCTAGGGTACGGCGCGTTCGCCGGCGGCGCGGCCCTGCTCCCGATGACCGTGACCATCATGATCTTCATGATCGGCGTCACGGCCCGCCTGCTCGGCCGCTTCGGCGCCAAGCCGCTGATCGTCGTCGGCCTGCTGGTCCTGGCGGCGGGAGTGGCGGGGCTGTCCCTGGTCAGGGCCGAGGGCGTGTTCGCCGCCGACGTGCTGCCCGCCTCGCTCGTCGCCGCCGCCGGCATGTCGCTGGCCTACATCCCCGCGATGATGTCGGCGATGTCGGGAGTGCGGCCGGAGGAGAGCGGCCTGGCCTCCGGCATCGTCAACACCACCTACCAGGTGGGCTCGGCTCTCGGCCTCGCCGTCATGACGGCGGTCGCGACCTCGCGCGGCGCCGCGGAGCTGGGTGACGCGGCCCGGCTCACCGGCGGCTTCCAGGCGGCCTTCGTCGGGGCGGGGATCATCGCGGCGGGCGGCGCCGTGCTGAGCCTTCTGCTGATGCGCGCGCCGAAGGCGGCGACCACGGCCGGCGCCGAGCCCGCCGGTGCCATTTCACGGAATAGATAA
- a CDS encoding methyltransferase domain-containing protein, producing MSTHTSPGASGDPVTSLVALLDAVDAQPGAKELRDRSYELLRLAPGACVVDVGCGAGRAVAELNARGMRAIGVDAAGRMVEAARRRGPELDVRLGDAGDLPLEDGQAAGYRADKVYHELADPARALAEARRVLGRDGRVVLVGQDWDTFVIDSDDWSLTRTIVHARADAVTNPRAARGYRNLLLDAGFTDVAVEVHTGVFTGTAMFPLLPMLSGVADAARRAGAVTARQARGWIEEQAERGRRGRLFLAVPMFLASATRP from the coding sequence ATGTCGACGCACACCTCACCGGGCGCCTCCGGCGACCCCGTCACCTCGCTGGTCGCCCTGCTGGACGCCGTGGACGCGCAGCCGGGCGCGAAGGAGCTTCGTGACCGGTCCTACGAGCTGTTGCGGCTCGCTCCCGGGGCGTGCGTGGTGGACGTGGGCTGTGGCGCCGGACGGGCCGTCGCCGAGCTGAACGCCAGAGGCATGCGGGCGATCGGCGTCGACGCGGCCGGGCGGATGGTCGAGGCGGCGCGGCGGCGCGGGCCGGAGCTGGACGTCCGCCTCGGCGACGCCGGCGACCTGCCGCTTGAGGACGGGCAGGCGGCCGGGTACCGGGCGGACAAGGTCTACCACGAGCTCGCCGACCCGGCGCGGGCCCTCGCCGAGGCGCGGCGCGTGCTCGGCCGCGACGGGCGCGTGGTCCTCGTCGGCCAGGACTGGGACACCTTCGTGATCGACTCCGACGATTGGTCGCTGACGCGGACGATCGTCCACGCCCGGGCTGACGCCGTGACGAACCCCCGCGCCGCCCGCGGGTATCGCAACCTCCTGCTGGACGCCGGCTTCACCGACGTGGCGGTCGAGGTCCACACGGGCGTCTTCACCGGCACGGCCATGTTCCCCCTGCTCCCCATGCTGTCCGGCGTCGCCGACGCCGCGCGGCGCGCGGGAGCCGTCACCGCCCGTCAGGCGCGAGGCTGGATCGAGGAACAGGCGGAACGCGGACGGCGAGGACGCCTGTTCCTCGCCGTCCCGATGTTCCTGGCCTCCGCGACCCGCCCCTGA
- a CDS encoding MerR family transcriptional regulator codes for MSIGEIAARFGLAPHVLRHWESVGLLSPSRVAGDRRRYGPDDLYRIAVILRAKEAGLSLDDVRRMMTSRDARRRRALLERHRTDLVRRIAEARASLDLIDCALECDHEDFSSCRHFQTMVEERVGLPAPPRA; via the coding sequence ATGAGCATCGGGGAGATCGCGGCACGGTTCGGCCTGGCGCCGCACGTGCTGCGCCACTGGGAGTCCGTCGGGCTGCTCTCCCCGTCCCGCGTGGCCGGCGACCGCCGCCGGTACGGGCCGGACGACCTCTACCGGATCGCGGTCATCCTGCGCGCCAAGGAGGCCGGCCTGAGCCTGGACGACGTCCGGCGGATGATGACGTCCCGCGACGCGCGGCGCCGGCGTGCCCTGCTGGAACGCCACAGGACGGACCTGGTCCGCCGCATCGCGGAGGCGCGGGCGTCGCTCGACCTGATCGACTGCGCCCTGGAGTGCGACCACGAGGACTTCTCCTCCTGCCGGCACTTCCAGACCATGGTCGAGGAACGGGTCGGCCTCCCGGCACCGCCACGGGCATGA
- a CDS encoding S8 family serine peptidase produces MTWKRKTTIFGLAATLGLALPLGAANASAPNGVERAQSDSARVSNYSPGARKAGAPISADGPRGTAGKKARGAGRVPRAAVVTLVTGDRITLYAQGASGPTYEIERGPGREKMQFTAQERDGHLSVFPVDALPLVARGLMDRRLFDITQLVAWGYDDGHSKEVPLIVRSSSPPRLAAKAAAGGWRSDALKLSAMKVAKSGAGQAWQELTAGSAGSAGRSLAGGVTKVWLDGKRTPYLDRSVPQIGAPVAWKRGLTGKGVTVAVLDNGYDSRHPDLQNAVADTADFSGEGNLMDGMGHGTHLASVIAGSGKGSGGKYRGVAPDAKLAIGKVAGVLAGYSDSSILRGMDWAAAEVKAKVALLSLGTMWDSQQSDPLEEAVNTLTELYGTLFVVAAGNDGPGRATLSSPGTADAALTVGAVNKSDMLAGFSGRGPRTGDHAVKPDITAPGVAITAGTSIGLDPNGMYTPESGTSLAAAHVAGAAAILAQAHPDWKAEELKGALIGTAVPSAELGPYEQGAGRVDVAAATGRQVTATPGNLWTTLPYGEAENATVTRTVTYTNSGDASLILDLRMESARPGVTLPRGLLKLASQRLKVPAHGQASVTLAMAASDADPGEYPGVLVASAGDDVVLRTLAGAYVEPETYDVTFKVLDRNGEPAVNSSALVYDLERDWLENVALYEGVGQARLPAGDWTVQGYMVNTDFTWRDAYSAIAHTVVHVDAGHKEVVLDARKGRKVTVTLDDPDALQEPTAISAITHQAGGRVFRSLFAGSVTGPPVGDLYVIPSRVPGAMYQVHNVWYKSSGDNGDNVRYDLVKVYRDGLPDNPVYNAAVKDLAKITMANRGAGLEVPGAIAAAPSGSPFVSTRIVLPGTLVNYRTYQPGLAWDTVLHLGPGQNVLSVGRYVVDRSYSEVWGRAAYGPGLQPGDLVREGDELSFAGGWQYADPEPGRIGMEMYSEGEATLTSGGKVLGHTTCVVPRGGISCGLDATLPGKAASYTLTEVSTRNVPWASLATRVETSWTFDSETAAWPMPISRLAARISPTGLDTLNRAKRTVNIPVGISIDRIPMAPYLQMKHLTVEASYDDGATWQPATVRKGSEWQYSAVVKPSAKGDFVSLRVTATATGGMRVSQTVIRAYGLTD; encoded by the coding sequence ATGACCTGGAAAAGAAAGACCACGATTTTCGGGCTGGCCGCCACGCTCGGGCTGGCCCTGCCGCTCGGCGCCGCGAATGCGTCCGCACCGAATGGAGTCGAGCGCGCACAAAGCGATTCCGCCCGCGTATCGAATTATTCGCCCGGCGCGCGGAAAGCCGGGGCGCCGATATCGGCGGACGGCCCGCGCGGGACCGCCGGGAAGAAGGCGCGCGGCGCCGGGCGCGTGCCGAGGGCCGCCGTCGTCACCTTGGTGACCGGAGACCGGATCACGTTGTACGCGCAGGGCGCCTCGGGCCCCACCTACGAGATCGAGCGCGGCCCGGGCCGCGAGAAGATGCAGTTCACCGCCCAGGAACGCGACGGCCACCTGAGCGTCTTCCCCGTCGACGCGCTGCCGCTCGTCGCGCGCGGCCTCATGGACAGGCGCCTGTTCGACATCACGCAACTGGTGGCGTGGGGCTACGACGACGGCCACAGCAAGGAAGTGCCGCTGATCGTCCGGTCGTCGTCGCCGCCGCGCCTCGCCGCGAAGGCGGCCGCGGGCGGCTGGCGCAGCGACGCGCTCAAGCTGTCGGCGATGAAGGTCGCCAAGAGCGGCGCGGGGCAGGCGTGGCAGGAACTGACGGCGGGCTCGGCGGGCTCGGCGGGCCGCTCGCTCGCCGGCGGCGTCACCAAGGTGTGGCTGGACGGCAAGCGCACCCCGTACCTGGACCGCAGCGTGCCGCAGATCGGCGCGCCGGTCGCGTGGAAGCGCGGCCTGACCGGCAAGGGTGTGACGGTGGCCGTGCTCGACAACGGCTACGACTCCCGGCATCCGGACCTCCAGAACGCCGTCGCCGACACGGCCGACTTCTCCGGCGAGGGCAACCTCATGGACGGCATGGGGCACGGCACCCACCTGGCCTCGGTGATCGCCGGGTCCGGGAAGGGGTCGGGCGGCAAGTACCGGGGAGTGGCGCCGGACGCCAAGCTCGCCATCGGGAAGGTGGCCGGCGTCCTCGCCGGGTACAGCGACTCCTCCATCCTCAGGGGGATGGACTGGGCCGCCGCCGAGGTCAAGGCCAAGGTGGCTCTGCTGAGCCTCGGCACGATGTGGGACAGCCAGCAGTCCGACCCGCTGGAGGAGGCGGTCAACACCCTCACCGAGCTCTACGGGACGCTGTTCGTCGTCGCCGCGGGCAACGACGGGCCGGGCAGGGCCACGCTCTCCAGCCCCGGGACCGCGGACGCCGCGCTCACCGTCGGCGCGGTCAACAAGAGCGACATGCTCGCCGGCTTCTCCGGCCGGGGGCCGCGCACCGGCGACCACGCGGTGAAGCCGGACATCACCGCGCCCGGGGTGGCGATCACCGCCGGGACGTCGATCGGGCTCGACCCGAACGGCATGTACACCCCGGAGAGCGGCACGTCGCTGGCCGCGGCGCACGTCGCGGGCGCGGCGGCGATCCTGGCCCAGGCGCATCCGGACTGGAAGGCGGAGGAACTGAAGGGCGCGCTGATCGGGACCGCCGTCCCCAGCGCGGAACTCGGCCCCTACGAGCAGGGCGCCGGGCGCGTCGACGTGGCGGCGGCGACCGGCCGGCAGGTGACGGCCACGCCCGGCAACCTGTGGACGACGCTGCCGTACGGCGAGGCGGAGAACGCCACGGTGACCAGGACCGTCACCTACACCAACTCGGGTGACGCGTCGCTCATCCTCGACCTGCGCATGGAGAGCGCGCGGCCCGGCGTCACGCTGCCCCGCGGGCTGCTGAAGCTCGCGTCGCAGCGGCTCAAGGTGCCCGCGCACGGGCAGGCCTCGGTGACGCTGGCCATGGCCGCCTCGGACGCCGACCCGGGCGAGTACCCCGGCGTGCTCGTCGCCTCGGCCGGCGACGACGTGGTGCTGCGCACCCTGGCCGGCGCCTACGTCGAGCCCGAGACGTACGACGTCACGTTCAAGGTGCTCGACAGGAACGGCGAGCCCGCCGTGAACAGCAGCGCCCTGGTCTACGACCTGGAGCGGGACTGGCTGGAGAACGTGGCGCTCTACGAGGGCGTCGGCCAGGCCAGGCTGCCGGCCGGAGACTGGACGGTACAGGGGTACATGGTCAACACCGACTTCACCTGGCGCGACGCCTACAGCGCCATCGCCCACACGGTGGTCCACGTGGACGCCGGCCACAAGGAGGTGGTGCTGGACGCGCGGAAGGGGCGGAAGGTCACCGTCACCCTGGACGATCCGGACGCCCTCCAGGAGCCGACCGCGATCTCGGCCATCACCCACCAGGCGGGGGGTCGCGTGTTCCGGTCGCTGTTCGCCGGTTCGGTCACGGGACCTCCGGTGGGGGATCTCTATGTCATTCCCTCACGTGTGCCGGGTGCCATGTACCAGGTCCACAACGTGTGGTACAAGAGCAGTGGGGACAACGGGGACAACGTCCGCTATGACCTGGTCAAGGTGTACCGGGACGGCCTGCCCGACAACCCGGTCTACAACGCCGCCGTCAAGGACCTGGCGAAGATCACCATGGCGAACCGCGGCGCGGGCCTGGAGGTGCCGGGAGCCATCGCGGCGGCGCCGTCGGGGAGCCCGTTCGTGTCGACGCGAATCGTGTTGCCCGGCACGCTGGTCAACTACCGCACCTACCAGCCCGGCCTCGCCTGGGACACGGTGCTGCACCTCGGGCCCGGCCAGAACGTGCTGAGCGTCGGCCGGTACGTCGTGGACAGGTCCTACAGCGAGGTCTGGGGCCGCGCCGCCTACGGGCCCGGCCTTCAGCCGGGCGACCTGGTCAGAGAGGGCGATGAGCTGAGCTTCGCGGGCGGATGGCAGTACGCCGACCCCGAGCCCGGCCGGATCGGCATGGAGATGTACAGCGAGGGTGAGGCGACGCTCACGTCGGGCGGCAAGGTGCTCGGGCACACCACCTGCGTGGTGCCGAGGGGCGGCATCTCGTGCGGCCTCGACGCGACGTTGCCCGGGAAGGCCGCCTCCTACACGCTGACGGAGGTCAGCACGCGGAACGTGCCGTGGGCCTCGCTCGCGACCCGGGTGGAGACGAGCTGGACGTTCGACTCCGAGACCGCCGCGTGGCCGATGCCGATCTCGCGTCTGGCCGCGCGGATCTCCCCGACCGGGCTCGACACGCTGAACCGGGCGAAGCGCACGGTGAACATCCCGGTCGGCATCAGCATCGACCGCATCCCGATGGCCCCCTATTTACAGATGAAGCATCTGACGGTGGAGGCGTCGTACGACGACGGCGCGACCTGGCAGCCGGCCACGGTACGGAAAGGCTCCGAGTGGCAATACTCCGCCGTGGTGAAACCGTCCGCCAAGGGGGATTTCGTGTCCCTGCGCGTCACGGCGACCGCGACCGGCGGTATGCGGGTGAGCCAGACGGTCATCCGGGCGTACGGGCTCACGGACTGA